The following proteins are encoded in a genomic region of Salvelinus sp. IW2-2015 unplaced genomic scaffold, ASM291031v2 Un_scaffold1204, whole genome shotgun sequence:
- the LOC112070030 gene encoding CD48 antigen-like isoform X2, whose translation MINLLYRFSGIVFIISALLGAMTSEVKTLTGREGQSVTLNTGCPVLQSNAQILWSFGPAVIVNSQVLKEKMIRDHLQLDRETACLTIRNLTTNNSGVYQLQIISGQHISSQHFNLTVFPPVSNPVITSHTAGNESCLVVCSVKNGKGVILSWYRGQETLNQTNSPDLSTNLSLPLEIKPQDSDTYRCAASNPVSNETIKLLIKEFCPHFPGPTVPSSITKRKYILSGVLIAVGLMTLGLIVWIYWRNKKRKDKDGTDIIYVDVVQLSQNTPTSQQSRGHDSADASEMVEETVYSGVRIRQPTEDDHSHCS comes from the exons CTCTGTTGGGGGCTATGACGTCTGAAGTGAAGACATTGACAGGAAGAGAGGGCCAGAGTGTCACTCTTAACACTGGATGTCCTGTATTACAGAGTAATGCTCAGATACTGTGGTCATTTGGTCCAGCAGTGATAGTTAACAGTCAGGTCTTGAAAGAAAAAATGATCAGAGACCATCTGCAGCTGGACAGAGAGACTGCATGTCTCACCATCCGAAACCTCACCACCAACAACAGTGGAGTTTATCAACTTCAAATCATCAGTGGACAACATATCTCATCTCAGCATTTCAATCTAACAGTCTTTC CTCCTGTGTCCAATCCTGTCATCACTTCTCACACAGCTGGCAATGAGAGCTGTTTAGTGGTGTGTTCTGTGAAAAACGGGAAAGGTGTGATCCTGTCCTGGTACAGAGGACAGGAGACACTCAACCAGACCAACAGCCCTGACCTCTCcaccaacctctctctccctctggaaaTAAAGCCACAGGACAGTGACACCTACAGATGTGCTGCTTCCAACCCAGTCAGCAATGAGACAATCAAACTCCTTATTAAGGAGTTTTGTCCACATTTTCCAG GTCCCACTGTACCTTCTTCAATCACTAAACGGAAATATATACTGTCTGGTGTCCTGATAGCTGTTGGCTTGATGACACTCGGGCTAATAGTTTGGATATACTGGAGGAACAAAAAACGAAAAGACAAAG ATGGTACTGATATAATCTACGTAGATGTCGTCCAACTATCACAGAATACACCTACATCACAACAATCG CGAGGACATGATAGTGCAGATGCCTCAGAGATGGTTGAAGAAACTGTTTACTCGGGTGTTCGCATTAGACAACCCACTGAAGATGACCATAGTCATTGTTCATAA
- the LOC112070030 gene encoding CD48 antigen-like isoform X1, with translation MVWDELDRRVKEKQQTSAQHMWELQDFWKSISALLGAMTSEVKTLTGREGQSVTLNTGCPVLQSNAQILWSFGPAVIVNSQVLKEKMIRDHLQLDRETACLTIRNLTTNNSGVYQLQIISGQHISSQHFNLTVFPPVSNPVITSHTAGNESCLVVCSVKNGKGVILSWYRGQETLNQTNSPDLSTNLSLPLEIKPQDSDTYRCAASNPVSNETIKLLIKEFCPHFPGPTVPSSITKRKYILSGVLIAVGLMTLGLIVWIYWRNKKRKDKDGTDIIYVDVVQLSQNTPTSQQSRGHDSADASEMVEETVYSGVRIRQPTEDDHSHCS, from the exons atggtttgggatgagttggaccgcagagtgaaggaaaagcagcaaacaagtgctcagcatatgtgggaacttcaagatttttggaaaagcatttcag CTCTGTTGGGGGCTATGACGTCTGAAGTGAAGACATTGACAGGAAGAGAGGGCCAGAGTGTCACTCTTAACACTGGATGTCCTGTATTACAGAGTAATGCTCAGATACTGTGGTCATTTGGTCCAGCAGTGATAGTTAACAGTCAGGTCTTGAAAGAAAAAATGATCAGAGACCATCTGCAGCTGGACAGAGAGACTGCATGTCTCACCATCCGAAACCTCACCACCAACAACAGTGGAGTTTATCAACTTCAAATCATCAGTGGACAACATATCTCATCTCAGCATTTCAATCTAACAGTCTTTC CTCCTGTGTCCAATCCTGTCATCACTTCTCACACAGCTGGCAATGAGAGCTGTTTAGTGGTGTGTTCTGTGAAAAACGGGAAAGGTGTGATCCTGTCCTGGTACAGAGGACAGGAGACACTCAACCAGACCAACAGCCCTGACCTCTCcaccaacctctctctccctctggaaaTAAAGCCACAGGACAGTGACACCTACAGATGTGCTGCTTCCAACCCAGTCAGCAATGAGACAATCAAACTCCTTATTAAGGAGTTTTGTCCACATTTTCCAG GTCCCACTGTACCTTCTTCAATCACTAAACGGAAATATATACTGTCTGGTGTCCTGATAGCTGTTGGCTTGATGACACTCGGGCTAATAGTTTGGATATACTGGAGGAACAAAAAACGAAAAGACAAAG ATGGTACTGATATAATCTACGTAGATGTCGTCCAACTATCACAGAATACACCTACATCACAACAATCG CGAGGACATGATAGTGCAGATGCCTCAGAGATGGTTGAAGAAACTGTTTACTCGGGTGTTCGCATTAGACAACCCACTGAAGATGACCATAGTCATTGTTCATAA
- the LOC112070030 gene encoding CD48 antigen-like isoform X3, with product MVWDELDRRVKEKQQTSAQHMWELQDFWKSISALLGAMTSEVKTLTGREGQSVTLNTGCPVLQSNAQILWSFGPAVIVNSQVLKEKMIRDHLQLDRETACLTIRNLTTNNSGVYQLQIISGQHISSQHFNLTVFPPVSNPVITSHTAGNESCLVVCSVKNGKGVILSWYRGQETLNQTNSPDLSTNLSLPLEIKPQDSDTYRCAASNPVSNETIKLLIKEFCPHFPVLTVLTLACFWTLYLPTLTTSLSTTLYLLDSDLVLTFLSSTTILLPIPLDL from the exons atggtttgggatgagttggaccgcagagtgaaggaaaagcagcaaacaagtgctcagcatatgtgggaacttcaagatttttggaaaagcatttcag CTCTGTTGGGGGCTATGACGTCTGAAGTGAAGACATTGACAGGAAGAGAGGGCCAGAGTGTCACTCTTAACACTGGATGTCCTGTATTACAGAGTAATGCTCAGATACTGTGGTCATTTGGTCCAGCAGTGATAGTTAACAGTCAGGTCTTGAAAGAAAAAATGATCAGAGACCATCTGCAGCTGGACAGAGAGACTGCATGTCTCACCATCCGAAACCTCACCACCAACAACAGTGGAGTTTATCAACTTCAAATCATCAGTGGACAACATATCTCATCTCAGCATTTCAATCTAACAGTCTTTC CTCCTGTGTCCAATCCTGTCATCACTTCTCACACAGCTGGCAATGAGAGCTGTTTAGTGGTGTGTTCTGTGAAAAACGGGAAAGGTGTGATCCTGTCCTGGTACAGAGGACAGGAGACACTCAACCAGACCAACAGCCCTGACCTCTCcaccaacctctctctccctctggaaaTAAAGCCACAGGACAGTGACACCTACAGATGTGCTGCTTCCAACCCAGTCAGCAATGAGACAATCAAACTCCTTATTAAGGAGTTTTGTCCACATTTTCCAG tcctcacggttttgacccttgcctgtttctggactttgtacctgcctaccttgaccacgagcctgtctaccactctgtacctcctggactctgatctggttttgacctttttgtcgtccacgaccattctcttgcctatcccTTTGGAtttataa